A window of the Bacteroidota bacterium genome harbors these coding sequences:
- the bglX gene encoding beta-glucosidase BglX: MKTLAATILLILGGLTIGVAQQADPKMDQFISDLMKKMTLEEKIGQLNLPGSGDIVTGQASNSDIGRKIKEGKVGGLFNIKSAEKIRAVQKVAVEESRLKIPMIFGMDVIHGYQTVFPIPLGLSSTWDLKAIERSARIAAQEASADGIAWTFSPMVDLSRDPRWGRVAEGSGEDPYLGGEIAKAMVRGYQGNDLKANNTILACVKHYALYGAPDGGRDYNTVDMSRYRMYNEYFPPYKAAVDAGVGSVMASFNEVDGIPATGNKWLMTDVLRTQWGFGGFVVTDYTGINEMIDHGMGNLQQVSVLALNAGIDMDMVGEGLLTTLQQSLKEGKITEAQIDQACRRILEAKYKLGLFEDPYRYCDPKRAKTEVYTDSNRKEARAIAASSFVLLKNDKSILPLKKSSRVALVGPLADAGENMFGTWSVAAEYSRNKSVLTAFRERFGAENILYAKGANVYAEEALEARVSIFGKPTGRDNRPEAELIADALKASEKADVVVAVMGEAAEMSGESSSRSDIELPSNQRRLLEALIKTGKPVAMVLFTGRPLALKWEQENVPAILNVWFGGSEAADAVTDVVLGDVNPGGKLTMTFPQNVGQVPIFYNHKNTGRPLLPGRWFEKFRSNYLDVSNDPLYPFGFGLSYTTFSYSDLRLSGTELTSGGSLTATVTVTNTGSVAGHEVVQFYIRDLVGSVTRPVKELKGFEKIYLKPGESREVRFTITEETLKFYNYDLKLVAEPGDFKVFAGGNSRDVKEAGFVLK, translated from the coding sequence ATGAAAACACTTGCAGCAACCATCCTTCTGATCCTGGGCGGCCTCACCATTGGTGTTGCCCAGCAAGCCGATCCGAAAATGGATCAGTTTATCAGCGACCTGATGAAGAAAATGACACTTGAAGAGAAAATCGGCCAGCTGAATCTGCCCGGTTCGGGTGACATTGTTACCGGTCAGGCTTCGAACTCGGATATCGGACGGAAAATCAAAGAAGGTAAGGTTGGTGGTTTGTTTAATATTAAATCCGCCGAAAAAATACGGGCCGTGCAGAAAGTGGCTGTTGAGGAAAGCCGTCTGAAAATTCCCATGATTTTCGGGATGGATGTGATTCACGGATATCAGACGGTGTTTCCCATTCCGTTGGGCCTGTCGAGTACGTGGGATTTAAAAGCCATTGAGCGGTCTGCAAGAATTGCAGCTCAGGAAGCCAGCGCCGATGGCATCGCGTGGACGTTTTCACCCATGGTTGATCTGTCGCGTGATCCGCGATGGGGCCGTGTTGCTGAGGGCAGCGGGGAAGATCCGTACCTCGGAGGTGAAATTGCCAAAGCCATGGTGCGCGGCTATCAGGGAAATGATCTTAAGGCAAATAATACCATCCTGGCCTGCGTGAAACACTATGCTTTATATGGTGCGCCCGATGGCGGCCGCGATTACAACACGGTCGATATGAGCCGTTACCGCATGTATAACGAGTATTTTCCTCCTTACAAAGCGGCAGTCGATGCCGGAGTTGGTTCGGTAATGGCTTCCTTTAACGAAGTGGATGGCATTCCTGCCACCGGAAATAAATGGCTGATGACCGATGTTCTTAGAACACAATGGGGATTTGGCGGATTTGTGGTGACCGATTACACCGGAATCAATGAAATGATTGATCATGGCATGGGAAACCTTCAGCAGGTGTCCGTTCTTGCCTTAAATGCCGGAATAGACATGGACATGGTGGGTGAAGGCCTGCTGACGACCCTGCAGCAATCACTGAAGGAAGGTAAAATTACCGAGGCTCAGATTGATCAGGCCTGCCGCCGGATTCTGGAGGCGAAATACAAACTCGGATTATTCGAAGATCCCTATCGTTATTGCGATCCGAAACGGGCCAAAACCGAAGTGTATACCGATTCTAACCGCAAGGAAGCCCGCGCCATTGCAGCTTCCAGTTTTGTGCTGCTGAAAAATGATAAGTCCATTCTGCCCCTGAAAAAATCCTCGCGGGTGGCGCTCGTGGGTCCGCTGGCTGATGCCGGCGAAAACATGTTCGGAACCTGGTCGGTCGCAGCCGAGTATTCCCGTAATAAATCGGTGCTGACGGCTTTTCGCGAGCGTTTTGGTGCCGAAAATATCCTGTATGCCAAGGGTGCCAATGTGTATGCCGAAGAAGCGCTGGAAGCACGGGTCAGCATTTTTGGCAAGCCGACCGGTCGCGATAACCGTCCGGAAGCAGAGCTGATCGCCGATGCACTAAAGGCCTCCGAAAAGGCCGATGTGGTGGTGGCAGTGATGGGAGAAGCGGCCGAAATGAGCGGGGAAAGTTCCAGCCGGTCCGATATTGAACTGCCTTCCAATCAGCGGCGATTGCTCGAAGCGCTGATCAAAACCGGAAAACCTGTTGCCATGGTTCTCTTTACCGGCCGCCCGCTGGCACTGAAATGGGAACAGGAGAACGTTCCGGCCATTCTGAATGTCTGGTTTGGCGGAAGTGAAGCAGCCGATGCTGTGACCGATGTGGTGCTGGGCGATGTGAATCCGGGCGGAAAACTGACGATGACCTTTCCGCAGAATGTCGGGCAGGTACCGATTTTCTACAACCATAAAAACACCGGCCGCCCGCTTTTACCCGGCAGATGGTTCGAGAAATTCCGGTCGAATTACCTCGACGTTTCCAATGATCCGCTGTATCCTTTCGGATTCGGGCTGAGCTATACCACCTTTTCCTACAGCGATCTCCGCCTGTCCGGTACGGAATTAACCTCGGGCGGATCGCTCACAGCAACGGTGACCGTGACCAATACTGGCTCTGTGGCCGGTCATGAAGTGGTACAGTTTTATATCCGTGATCTGGTCGGTTCGGTTACCCGTCCGGTGAAAGAACTGAAGGGCTTCGAGAAAATTTACCTGAAACCGGGTGAAAGCCGGGAAGTACGCTTTACCATCACCGAAGAAACCCTGAAGTTTTACAATTACGATCTGAAACTGGTAGCAGAACCGGGAGACTTTAAGGTCTTTGCCGGGGGAAACTCACGCGATGTGAAGGAAGCCGGATTTGTTTTGAAATAA
- a CDS encoding glycoside hydrolase family 30 protein, translated as MTTHTPFRLLSLLILPVLISCAGKQESSLVADFKQATVYTTADSTNFRLSLTDTLTFGEGIQAVEGEQHVFVNPQKSFQEFVGIGGAITDASAEVISRMPADKQTEILNAYYSRENGIGYSLIRTTIHSSDFSSGSYTYVADGDKELTTFSIDHDRQFRIPVIKRALEITGGTAKLYASPWSPPAWMKDNGNMLRGGKLLPEFYDSWATYYVRFINEYEKEGIPVWGLTIQNEPMATQRWESCIYTAEEERDFLKNHLGPTLVKAGLGDKKIIVWDHNRDLITQRANVILGDPDAAKYVWGVGFHWYETWAGGEPMFDNVAAVKESFPGKELIFTEGCAESFRADHYQYWPNAERYGRSMIEDFNNGTVAWTDWNIVLDETGGPNHVQNFCFAPIHGDTKTGEVIYTPTYYYIGHFSKFIRPGAKRISTVTSRSHLLATTFRNTDGSMITVVMNRSNNPIDFKLHAGTQMSQTRIPAHAMQTYVY; from the coding sequence ATGACAACTCATACACCGTTCCGACTGTTATCTCTTTTGATTCTGCCTGTTTTAATCTCCTGTGCAGGAAAGCAGGAATCTTCCCTGGTGGCTGATTTTAAACAGGCCACCGTCTACACCACAGCCGACAGTACCAATTTCCGGCTGAGTCTGACCGATACACTCACGTTCGGTGAAGGAATTCAGGCTGTGGAAGGCGAACAGCATGTATTTGTCAATCCGCAGAAATCGTTTCAGGAATTTGTTGGCATTGGTGGGGCTATTACCGATGCGTCGGCCGAGGTGATTTCGCGCATGCCTGCCGATAAACAGACCGAGATTCTGAATGCCTATTACAGCCGCGAAAACGGAATTGGCTATTCACTGATCCGGACCACCATTCATTCGAGTGACTTCAGCTCGGGAAGTTACACCTATGTGGCGGATGGGGACAAAGAACTGACTACCTTCTCCATCGACCATGACCGGCAATTCCGGATTCCCGTGATCAAACGTGCATTGGAAATCACGGGTGGGACGGCAAAACTGTATGCGAGCCCGTGGTCCCCTCCCGCTTGGATGAAAGACAATGGAAACATGCTTCGCGGCGGGAAATTGCTCCCGGAATTTTACGACTCCTGGGCCACCTATTACGTCAGATTTATCAATGAATATGAAAAGGAAGGCATTCCTGTCTGGGGTCTGACCATTCAGAATGAACCGATGGCGACTCAACGCTGGGAATCCTGTATTTACACGGCCGAAGAAGAACGGGATTTTCTGAAAAATCATTTGGGTCCGACGCTGGTGAAGGCTGGCCTTGGTGATAAGAAAATCATCGTGTGGGACCATAACCGCGACCTGATCACCCAGCGGGCCAACGTGATTCTGGGCGATCCGGATGCGGCGAAATATGTCTGGGGCGTCGGATTTCACTGGTATGAAACCTGGGCTGGTGGCGAACCGATGTTCGACAACGTGGCTGCCGTGAAGGAATCATTTCCCGGGAAGGAATTGATTTTCACCGAGGGATGTGCAGAAAGTTTCCGGGCCGATCATTATCAGTACTGGCCCAATGCCGAGCGGTATGGACGGTCCATGATCGAAGATTTTAACAACGGAACCGTTGCCTGGACCGATTGGAATATTGTGCTCGATGAAACCGGAGGGCCGAACCACGTGCAGAATTTCTGTTTCGCTCCGATTCATGGTGATACCAAAACGGGTGAGGTGATTTACACGCCGACGTATTATTACATTGGCCATTTCAGCAAATTCATCCGGCCGGGTGCAAAACGGATCAGCACCGTAACCAGCCGCAGTCATCTGCTGGCAACCACCTTCCGGAATACCGATGGCAGCATGATTACCGTGGTGATGAACCGAAGCAACAACCCGATTGATTTTAAACTGCATGCCGGCACGCAAATGTCCCAGACCCGGATTCCTGCGCATGCCATGCAGACGTATGTGTATTAA
- a CDS encoding alpha/beta hydrolase, producing MKISTPVTRMLNMQYLLYLPDDYQKSDKDYPLVLFLHGSGERGDDIEKVKIHGPARLAAEGKSFPFILVSPQCPDGQWWNAEDLMSLLQELKKSLRVDEKRIIVTGLSMGGFGTFDLIAKYPQEFAAALPVCGGGEPRAMRVIGTMPVWVFHGAKDPVVDIKRSQDMVDAIKSFGGNVQFTIYPEAGHDSWTETYNNPTIYEWMMEQKRP from the coding sequence ATGAAGATCAGTACTCCTGTAACACGGATGCTGAATATGCAATACCTGCTGTATCTGCCGGATGACTATCAGAAATCAGATAAAGACTATCCACTGGTACTGTTCCTTCATGGAAGCGGTGAACGCGGCGATGACATTGAAAAGGTCAAAATCCACGGTCCGGCCAGACTGGCTGCAGAAGGGAAATCCTTTCCCTTTATTCTGGTCTCTCCGCAATGTCCCGACGGACAGTGGTGGAATGCCGAAGACCTCATGTCGCTGCTGCAGGAATTAAAGAAATCTCTGCGGGTCGATGAAAAGCGGATCATTGTCACCGGTCTTTCCATGGGCGGATTCGGGACCTTTGATCTGATCGCAAAATACCCGCAGGAATTTGCAGCCGCCCTGCCGGTCTGTGGTGGTGGCGAACCCCGTGCCATGCGGGTAATCGGTACCATGCCGGTCTGGGTATTCCATGGTGCAAAAGATCCGGTGGTGGATATCAAACGATCGCAGGACATGGTGGATGCCATCAAATCCTTCGGCGGAAATGTTCAGTTTACCATTTACCCCGAAGCGGGTCACGATTCCTGGACAGAAACTTACAACAACCCGACAATTTATGAATGGATGATGGAGCAGAAAAGACCATGA
- a CDS encoding sugar MFS transporter, with product MASTAPSATMTSNQSSNQNYNFALTVLTSLFFMWGFITCLNDILVPHLKAVFTLNYTQASLIQVSFFIAYFVVSLPAGALLKKTGYKAGIIIGLVITGLGCLAFFPAAMFLSYPLFLTALFILAGGITILQVAANPYVAILGRPETASSRLNLTQSFNSLGTTLAPWFGSLLILSAAAKTTEEIAAMPPADFEAWRLMEAASVQGPYLLLASVLFLIALAFVFIKLPVIEPSEQPSSAGEGGHYDHAFSSAWGYKHLVLGAVAIFVYVGGEVSIGSYLVNFLSQPDIAGITEQEAGKYVSMYWGGAMIGRFLGSMLLSDVKNQTTRALYIAAVLVGAIILAYLNTGNWTDSATWLVFVGVNLIGFWLGKGKPAFTLGVMATIVSALLLVTILSTGAVAMWSILAIGLFNSIMFPTIFTLAIDGLGKHTAQGSGILCMAIVGGAVVPFVQGLFADAITLHYAFFIPLLCYLYIIFYGFKGYKIDVVVNGKS from the coding sequence ATGGCTTCCACTGCTCCCTCCGCAACTATGACTTCCAATCAGTCATCGAATCAGAACTATAATTTTGCCCTCACAGTCCTGACCTCGCTGTTTTTTATGTGGGGATTCATCACCTGTCTGAATGATATTCTTGTACCTCACCTGAAGGCGGTTTTTACCCTGAATTACACTCAGGCTTCCCTGATTCAGGTGAGCTTTTTCATCGCCTATTTTGTGGTTTCTCTTCCGGCCGGTGCGCTGCTGAAGAAAACCGGGTATAAAGCAGGAATCATCATTGGACTCGTCATCACGGGTCTCGGATGTCTGGCCTTTTTTCCGGCCGCCATGTTTCTTTCCTATCCGTTGTTTCTGACTGCTTTGTTCATTCTGGCGGGGGGAATCACCATTCTGCAGGTGGCGGCCAATCCGTATGTGGCCATTCTCGGCCGCCCGGAAACAGCTTCCAGCCGGTTGAATCTGACCCAGTCGTTTAATTCGCTGGGAACCACGCTGGCTCCCTGGTTTGGCTCTCTTCTGATTCTGTCGGCTGCTGCCAAGACCACCGAAGAAATTGCAGCCATGCCTCCGGCCGATTTTGAAGCCTGGCGTCTGATGGAAGCAGCTTCAGTACAGGGTCCTTACCTGTTACTTGCTTCGGTTCTGTTTCTCATTGCCCTTGCTTTCGTGTTTATCAAATTGCCCGTAATTGAACCCTCTGAACAACCGTCATCGGCTGGTGAAGGCGGACATTATGATCATGCCTTTTCAAGTGCCTGGGGATATAAACATCTGGTTCTCGGTGCAGTTGCCATTTTCGTGTATGTGGGTGGTGAAGTTTCCATCGGCTCCTATCTGGTGAATTTCCTCAGCCAACCCGACATCGCAGGCATTACCGAACAGGAAGCCGGTAAATATGTCTCGATGTACTGGGGTGGTGCCATGATTGGTCGTTTTCTGGGTTCCATGCTGCTCTCTGATGTAAAAAACCAGACCACACGCGCCCTTTACATTGCGGCCGTTCTGGTGGGTGCCATCATTCTGGCCTACCTCAATACCGGCAACTGGACCGATTCGGCCACCTGGCTGGTCTTTGTCGGCGTGAATCTGATCGGTTTCTGGCTGGGCAAGGGCAAACCGGCTTTCACCCTTGGCGTGATGGCCACGATCGTCTCTGCCCTTCTGTTGGTCACCATTCTTTCCACCGGTGCAGTGGCCATGTGGTCCATTCTGGCCATCGGTCTGTTTAACTCCATCATGTTCCCGACCATTTTCACCCTCGCCATTGACGGATTGGGAAAACACACCGCACAGGGATCGGGCATTTTGTGCATGGCCATTGTCGGCGGTGCGGTTGTTCCGTTTGTTCAGGGCTTGTTTGCCGATGCCATCACGCTGCACTATGCGTTTTTCATTCCGCTCCTTTGCTACCTGTACATCATTTTCTACGGATTCAAAGGTTACAAAATTGATGTCGTGGTGAATGGGAAATCGTGA
- a CDS encoding glycoside hydrolase family 3 C-terminal domain-containing protein codes for MSGTLIKMKAMSTILLATGVMAGCSAPNQDTRVADLLSRMTLEEKIGQMTQVTFDVIGKPEADNDGFPIDLAKLDTAILKYHVGSILNTPYNKAQDLETWNKMMTAVQDAAQKSRLKIPVIYGIDAIHGTTYTKGGTLFPQAINLAATFNTELAEKEGAITAVEMKASGMTWNFYPVLDVGRQPLWSRFWETYGEDPYLAGVLGAAYIRGHQGDDYSQPDKAPTCLKHYIGYSMPFNGKDRTPAHFGERLLRDVFLPPFQAGVLAGSPTVMLNSGEVDGMPGHANKHYLNTILRGELGFTGFTVSDWEDIKRLYTRDKVAASPEEAVKMAVMAGVDMSMVPYDFSFYTILLGLVRSGEVPESRIDEAVSRILKVKFDSGLFDNPYPNPDLKARFATAESREANRQAARESIVLAKNENNLLPLKKDTRLLITGPTANLLQVLNGGWTGTWQGDNEALLDQSNHTILEAFQEQSGGKITYAEGTTFQQAVNIGEAVKKAASADAILLCLGEKAYCETPGNLSSLDLDKAQKELAEAMFKTGKPVILLMLQGRPRVITELADQSRAVILGMLPGMEGAGAIADVVYGTYNPDGKLPFTYPKSVNGHSTYDYKPLEVYDGQSPQWLYPFGHGLSYTTFETSALTVDKKEFRQGETVTVSVTVKNTGTVAGKESVLLYLQDEAALVSRPNRQLKAFAKVFLQPGESQTVTLILAPDAFQYTGPDYKPRTDPGTFRVMTGSLAETITLLN; via the coding sequence ATGAGTGGGACCCTTATCAAAATGAAAGCGATGAGTACAATTTTGCTCGCCACCGGCGTGATGGCAGGTTGTTCTGCCCCTAACCAGGATACCCGCGTAGCCGATCTGCTATCCCGGATGACACTGGAAGAAAAGATCGGTCAGATGACCCAGGTCACCTTCGATGTGATTGGTAAACCAGAAGCCGACAATGACGGATTTCCCATTGATCTGGCCAAATTGGATACCGCCATTCTGAAGTACCATGTAGGGTCCATCCTGAACACCCCATACAACAAGGCGCAGGATCTGGAAACCTGGAATAAGATGATGACGGCTGTGCAGGATGCCGCCCAAAAAAGCCGGTTAAAAATTCCCGTGATTTACGGAATTGATGCCATTCACGGAACCACGTACACCAAAGGCGGAACCTTGTTCCCGCAGGCCATTAATCTGGCCGCGACTTTCAATACTGAACTGGCTGAGAAAGAAGGAGCCATCACCGCCGTGGAAATGAAAGCCAGCGGAATGACCTGGAATTTCTATCCGGTGCTCGATGTCGGCAGGCAACCGCTCTGGTCCCGTTTCTGGGAAACCTATGGCGAGGATCCTTACCTGGCAGGAGTGTTGGGTGCCGCCTACATCCGCGGACATCAGGGCGATGATTACAGTCAGCCTGATAAGGCTCCCACCTGTCTGAAACACTATATCGGCTATTCCATGCCGTTCAATGGCAAGGATCGCACACCGGCTCATTTTGGTGAACGACTGCTGCGTGATGTGTTTTTACCTCCGTTCCAGGCCGGTGTTCTGGCTGGCTCTCCGACTGTGATGCTCAATTCGGGTGAAGTGGATGGTATGCCGGGTCATGCAAACAAACACTATCTCAACACCATTCTGCGTGGCGAACTTGGCTTTACCGGATTTACAGTTTCCGATTGGGAAGACATTAAACGGCTGTATACCCGCGATAAAGTGGCTGCCTCTCCCGAAGAAGCGGTGAAAATGGCGGTCATGGCCGGTGTTGATATGAGCATGGTTCCTTATGATTTCAGTTTCTACACCATTCTGCTCGGACTTGTCCGGTCGGGTGAGGTTCCTGAATCACGAATCGATGAAGCGGTTAGCCGGATTCTTAAGGTTAAGTTCGATTCTGGTCTGTTCGACAATCCATATCCCAATCCCGACCTGAAGGCCCGTTTTGCCACCGCTGAATCACGCGAAGCCAACCGGCAGGCTGCAAGGGAATCGATCGTTCTTGCAAAGAATGAAAACAATCTGCTGCCGCTGAAAAAGGATACCCGTCTTCTTATCACCGGACCGACGGCCAACCTGCTTCAGGTGCTGAACGGCGGATGGACGGGAACCTGGCAGGGTGATAATGAGGCGCTGCTCGATCAGTCCAATCATACCATTCTGGAGGCGTTCCAGGAACAGTCAGGCGGAAAAATCACTTATGCGGAAGGCACAACCTTTCAGCAGGCGGTTAATATCGGTGAGGCTGTGAAAAAGGCCGCTTCGGCCGATGCCATTCTGCTTTGTCTGGGTGAGAAGGCGTATTGTGAAACGCCGGGAAATTTGTCCTCCCTCGATCTGGATAAGGCCCAGAAAGAGCTGGCAGAGGCCATGTTTAAAACCGGTAAACCCGTCATTCTTCTGATGCTTCAGGGACGCCCGCGGGTTATTACTGAACTCGCTGATCAGTCCCGTGCCGTTATTCTGGGCATGTTACCCGGAATGGAAGGCGCAGGTGCCATTGCTGATGTGGTCTACGGAACCTACAATCCGGATGGAAAACTGCCTTTCACTTATCCGAAATCGGTGAACGGACATTCCACCTATGACTATAAACCACTCGAGGTGTATGACGGTCAGTCTCCGCAATGGCTGTATCCATTCGGACATGGTCTCAGTTACACCACGTTCGAAACCTCTGCGCTGACGGTGGATAAGAAGGAATTCAGGCAGGGAGAAACCGTGACCGTGTCGGTCACTGTGAAAAACACCGGAACGGTGGCAGGTAAGGAATCGGTCCTGTTGTATCTGCAGGATGAAGCAGCCCTGGTTTCGAGACCCAACCGCCAGCTGAAAGCCTTTGCAAAGGTGTTTCTGCAACCGGGTGAGTCACAGACCGTTACCCTGATTCTGGCACCCGATGCTTTTCAATATACCGGACCCGATTACAAGCCAAGGACCGATCCGGGAACCTTCCGGGTCATGACCGGTTCTCTGGCCGAGACCATCACTTTACTCAACTGA
- a CDS encoding T9SS type A sorting domain-containing protein, with protein sequence MKKDSFVNRFGRLTGLLSLSGLAMVASASAQEATLKATFSLSAQESVTIPVQNGRIFPNFEEQLRPTISLNGVWKKWRFAANDALTLLDRTPTAIDALETEGGGAHLPEFDDSAWETKTLPAVENTMNGYQQRPEYYEDGVWYRRTFTVPDSLVNQKVILKFLSVNYVADVWVNGTHVGYHEGGFTPFAFLVSPHIVSGTNTIAVRVDNPEWGKRKDIVPYTKPDWFNYTGIIHDVMIEFRPGIFIARADIKPLDLQGNCDLKVFLDNPAMVLPLKPIEISWEVYEAKVTPANKLSSRPADLVSGSPVATGGFSEQPGFTEDGFSVLTTTIQVPTPRIWSPKYPNLYILKVKTDLGDSVYTQFGIRTFETNGNKVLLNSLVTFFASVARHEDHPVYGRSMPVIQIQTDLDIAKSTNATMLRTAHYPNHPFTYLYTDRIGLAVMEEIPVWWFDHAEAWIIQNERRQIHRQMFREMVFRDYNRPSILLWSLTNECADVENRKIFMEAMDNELDTLYPDGRLTTQSAASDRPGPHDDSQHAVDVAGWTMYYGVFYGSIGTITEDTKKFLSNAMKFHPGKPIVDTEYGRWSREDHKEQGVQTNIFNGTFPAFEAYSARSRTGAVIDTNALMAATWWTVFDWYTHTLPDGFQSMGLYQMDRTTAKSVLTNLKTRYSVYATTQPVYTAVEETEQPRQIRLNQNYPNPFNPGTIIEYSLPVGSPVSLQIYDNTGRLVGTLVNQFQPAGEHQVLFDAGRQRYPLASGMYLYRLVAGGQTATGKMVLLK encoded by the coding sequence ATGAAAAAGGACTCGTTCGTTAACCGGTTTGGACGTTTGACCGGTTTGTTGAGCCTGTCTGGGCTGGCGATGGTTGCTTCAGCCAGTGCACAGGAAGCCACACTTAAAGCCACTTTTTCCCTCTCCGCTCAGGAGTCGGTGACCATTCCGGTCCAGAACGGACGGATCTTTCCCAATTTCGAAGAACAGCTCCGGCCCACCATTTCCCTGAATGGTGTCTGGAAAAAATGGCGGTTTGCCGCCAACGATGCACTTACCCTGCTCGACCGGACTCCGACAGCGATTGACGCACTGGAAACAGAAGGAGGCGGCGCTCACCTGCCTGAATTCGATGATTCTGCATGGGAAACCAAGACTCTGCCAGCCGTCGAAAACACCATGAATGGCTACCAGCAACGGCCCGAGTATTATGAAGATGGCGTCTGGTACCGCCGGACTTTCACTGTTCCCGATTCGTTGGTGAATCAGAAAGTCATTTTAAAGTTTCTGTCGGTGAATTATGTGGCCGATGTCTGGGTGAATGGCACCCATGTTGGCTATCACGAAGGCGGATTCACGCCCTTTGCCTTTCTGGTGTCTCCCCACATTGTGTCGGGTACAAACACCATCGCCGTCCGGGTGGATAATCCGGAATGGGGAAAACGGAAGGACATCGTCCCCTACACAAAACCGGACTGGTTTAATTACACCGGCATCATTCATGATGTAATGATCGAATTCCGCCCGGGAATTTTTATTGCCAGAGCCGATATCAAACCCCTCGACCTGCAGGGCAATTGTGATCTGAAGGTTTTTCTCGACAATCCTGCCATGGTCCTTCCGTTAAAACCCATCGAAATCAGTTGGGAAGTCTATGAAGCCAAGGTAACCCCGGCCAATAAGCTGAGCAGCCGCCCGGCCGATCTGGTGTCGGGCAGTCCGGTAGCGACCGGTGGATTTTCGGAACAACCCGGTTTCACAGAGGATGGCTTTTCGGTTCTCACGACGACCATTCAGGTGCCGACGCCCAGAATCTGGTCCCCTAAATATCCGAATCTGTACATCCTGAAAGTGAAAACCGATCTGGGAGATTCGGTTTATACCCAATTTGGTATCCGCACCTTCGAAACCAACGGAAATAAAGTGTTGCTGAATTCGCTCGTCACCTTTTTTGCATCGGTGGCACGGCATGAAGATCATCCGGTGTATGGTCGCTCCATGCCGGTGATTCAGATTCAGACCGACCTGGATATTGCCAAATCGACCAATGCCACCATGCTGCGGACGGCTCATTACCCGAACCATCCGTTTACCTATCTCTACACCGACCGGATCGGTCTGGCCGTGATGGAAGAAATACCTGTCTGGTGGTTCGATCATGCCGAGGCGTGGATCATTCAGAATGAACGCCGGCAGATCCACAGACAGATGTTCCGGGAAATGGTATTCAGAGATTATAACCGTCCTTCCATTCTGCTCTGGAGCCTGACCAATGAATGTGCCGATGTGGAGAACCGTAAAATTTTCATGGAAGCCATGGACAATGAGCTGGATACCCTCTATCCTGATGGCCGGTTAACCACCCAATCAGCCGCCTCGGACCGCCCGGGTCCGCATGATGACAGTCAGCATGCGGTGGATGTGGCCGGCTGGACCATGTATTACGGCGTTTTCTACGGATCCATCGGAACCATCACCGAGGATACGAAGAAATTCCTATCCAATGCCATGAAATTTCACCCGGGAAAACCGATTGTGGATACCGAGTATGGCCGCTGGTCGAGGGAAGACCACAAGGAACAGGGTGTCCAGACCAACATTTTCAACGGGACGTTTCCGGCTTTCGAAGCGTATTCGGCCCGCAGCAGGACCGGTGCCGTGATCGATACCAATGCGCTGATGGCTGCCACCTGGTGGACCGTTTTTGACTGGTACACCCATACGCTTCCCGATGGATTTCAGAGCATGGGTCTGTATCAGATGGACCGGACCACCGCCAAATCGGTTCTGACCAATCTGAAAACGCGTTACTCTGTGTATGCCACCACCCAGCCAGTTTATACCGCTGTGGAAGAAACGGAACAACCCCGACAGATCCGTTTAAATCAGAATTATCCGAATCCGTTCAATCCCGGCACAATCATTGAATATTCACTGCCGGTGGGTTCCCCGGTCTCGCTGCAGATTTATGACAACACAGGTCGGCTGGTGGGAACCCTGGTGAACCAGTTTCAGCCAGCCGGTGAGCATCAGGTCCTGTTCGATGCCGGCAGGCAGCGATATCCCCTGGCCTCGGGCATGTATTTGTACCGGTTGGTCGCCGGCGGACAAACTGCTACTGGAAAAATGGTTTTATTAAAATGA